A stretch of DNA from Scomber japonicus isolate fScoJap1 chromosome 19, fScoJap1.pri, whole genome shotgun sequence:
gcgtctgtgtgtctctctctatgtgtgtgtgtctctctatgtgtgtgtgtgtgtgtgtctctctatgtgtgtgtgtctctctctatgtgtatgtgtgtgtgtgtgtctctgtgtgtctgtctctctatgtgtgtgtgtgtgtatgtgtgtgtgtgtgtgtctgtctctatgtgtgcgtctgtgtgtctctctctatgtgtgcgtctgtgtgtctctctctatgtgtgtttgtgtctctctgtgtatgtctctctgtgtgtgtgtgtgtgtgtgtgtgtctctctctctctatgtgtgtgtgtgtgtctctctgtctctttatgtgtgtgtgtgtctctctgtctctttatgtgtgtgtgtctctatgtgtgtgtctctctctctatgtgtgtgtatgtgtgtctctctctctatgtgtgtgtgtctctctctatgtgtgtgtgtgtgtgtctctgtctctctctctctgtgtgtgtgtgtctctctctatgtgtgtgtgtctctctctatgtgtgtgtgtgtctctgtctctctctcgatgtgtgtgtgtgtctctctctatgtgtgtgtgtgtgtgtgtgtgtgtgtgtgtgtgtgtgggtgtgtgtgtgtgtctgtctctctatgtgtgtgtgtgtgtgtgtgtgtctctctctctatgtgtgtgtgtgtgtgtctctgaacctgtgtgtgtgtgtctgtgtctctctgtctctctctatgtgtgtgtgtgtgtgtgtgtgtgtgtgtgtgtctctatgtgtgtgtgtgtctctgtctctctctctatgtgtgtgtgtgtgtgtgtgtgtgtgtgtctctgaacctgtgtgtgtgttttcttcttcagggGAAGTTGTTTGTGAAGAAGAGTCTGCACTGCATCTCTCAGGGAATCACAGCCAAGATCTTCCAAACCATCCGCCGCTGCAACATCTTCCAGAGGATGATCGCTGAGGTCTCAACtagtacttccttccttccttccttccttccttccttccttccttccttccttccctcactcccttccttcctccctcccccacttcattccttcctcccccttctttgaggtacttgtactttactgtagtacagtttgaggtactagtactttactgtagtacagttagaggtactagtactgtactgtagtacagtttgaggtactagtacttcactgtagtacagtttgaagtactagtactttactgtagtacagtttgaggcactagtactttactgtagtacagttagaggtacttgtactttactgtagtacagttagaggtacttgtactttactgtagtacagtttgaagtactagtactttactgtagtacagtttgaggcactagtactttactgtagtacagttagaggtacttgtactttactgtagtacagtttgaggtactagtactttactgtagtacagtttgaggtaataatactgcagtacctttacttgtaatggagtatttttactgtatttgtacttttattgaagtaaatgatctgaatacttcttccacctctgTCTCTGTTGTTAAACGTATATTATTAATATCTTGATCTCTTCAGGTGCAGGAAGAGTGTTACACCAGTCTCGATATCTGCACGGTGGCTCGTACCAACCCTGACGCCATCGGAGAGGTGGTGCAGGTTCCCGCTCACTTCCCCAACAGGTCAGTGAccctttcacaataaaacctCAACAAACTGAAGCTTTAACAGCTGTGAACATGAAGCAGAATGAATCACCtttatgaaagaaaacaaaattattccaacttcaTGGGCGACCGTGTATTTAAAATCGCAATATCGTATCGTGACACAAGTATGGTGATAATATCATATCGTGGAGCCTCTGGTGAGTcctaaccacagactgtataaaagaaatggacgtaacatccgtgacgtcacccattggtttgtggactgctgctcggaagccaatagtttcggatctgggcagcgccatcttgaaaatttcaggtgcatgctgggaaaaataaaaacacagattctacttatatgggtatgaggcggagccatgggtggagcggggaggctgcgattggttgcgagggctggatctcgaggacattggtcaatcaacctgtcaatcaggacgtagccacgccctaatgcataccctgctttatcatcacatataaaatcagggaggccaaaatgtcccaaatgaacatcatactgcattgaagaaggctttaaactagcgattgagaccataaacacattttgaaaacgtttactgaggttagaaatcaagtgagaagttggtgaattctccattgacttgtatagagacggtcgccccctggtggccttttgatagaatgcagctctaagttactttcgcattggcctcatttcagaggaccagaactccccgcctggtctttCTTACCCTACTTTTTACtgtataataatgaataatgaataatgatgagttGCAGCCTTCACTCAGCTCTCTCCCTGCGTGTCTCCAGGTATTACAGCACTCTGCTGCAGACGCTGCAGACCTGCGACGAGCAGACGGTCGCAGCGGTGCGTGCAGGCATCATCGCTCGGTTAGGCCCAGACATGGAAACCTTCCTCCAGCTGATCCAGAACAAACCCTGCTCCACCGGCTCCGGATCGGCCGCCTACAACAACCCGTCCAGCTGGAAGAACATGCCCGTGTTCAACATCCAGCCCGGCTTCAGGGGCCGAGACCCCACCCACCTGTTCGCCAGGAAGAGATCCGTAGACGACAGGATGGGCGAGGAGGTGGTGAAGGGCGAGGAgtaaaatcagctgtttttacattttacatttacacatcTATGCACACTGATACACTTACAAACATGCAGACTACTCCTCAGAATGATTACATGTGCAGCAGAAGAGCTTTAGATGGAGATTTGGGGTAATAACTGCTtccatatattaatatttttgggTTGATTATTGGTGATGAACGTGTTGGAAAGCTAAACCTAACAACCTGTGTGACAGATTtatgttaaacaaaaaaaagaggccTACTTACTTACAAGTGATTACGattgatatttattttcttaaaaggAGTTAATTTATGAGGCTGGTATATTTAAtgtagagagaggaggacagaggtgaggtgtgtgtgtgtgtgtgtgatgcttcATGCTGGTTCGTGGAGCTCTGTAAACACTCCTGAGATCACTTCATTAGTTGAGGCTGGCTGAGCTTTAAAAACGAGACGTTATCTTGACTGTGTGATGAGAAATCTGAGGCCTAAAAGTCTGACGTGTCTGTTTGTGTtagaaataaatgatgatgttaTTATGACTGACTTTGACTTgtgtgggttttatttttatgatgataTCAGAACCTTTAATAATGTCTCctgtaattattcattattataattattattattattcagagtTAACGAGACGATGACCGAGAGAGAAATTCATTAACAAAAATAATCtgcaaatataataatatatagagtTTAAGGTTAAacttaaaggatgagttcacagTTTTCTCAGGTGTGCCTTAAAGCagtggaaagacagaaagaaagacagaaaaagtaggagaaaatgaggaaagaaagaaaagggaggaacaaagaataaggaggatgagagaaggaaagaaaaaggaggaggacgatgaggaaagaaggaaagaaacaaaggaaagtcatcttccttttctttctttctctccacctcctctttcttacttttctcccctttttcttcttctcgttctttcttttttcctcctcctcctacatcttgctctttctttctcttcatcctccttttctcATTCTTTCCATCTCCTAAcaaaaataatctgtaaataataaagattaaacttaaaggatgagttcacagTTGTTTCAGGTGTGCCTTAAAGCagtggaaggacagaaagaaagaaagaaaaagtaggagaaaatgaggaaagaaagaaagaaaagggaggaagaaggaacaaggaggagagaaagaaaggaggagagaaagaaaggaggaaagaaaaaggaggaggaagatgaggaaagaaacaaaggaatgtcatcttccttttctttctttccacctcctcttcctcctacttctttctttctttctctctctctctttctttctcctcctacactttgttctttcttacttttctcccctttttctttttctttcccttctcttcttttgttctttttttcctcctcctcctacatcttgctctttctttctcttcatcctcccttctctttctttccacctccacctcctcttcctcctacttctttctttctttctttcatttcttcagcTTTAATGATCATTTGGActcttgactgttgttttaagttgaaaaactgtgaatatTTCCTTTAAAACCTTTAAACCCATTTTCATGAATGATGAGAAACCATCTGATACAATTATTCATTACGTACATGAATTTATCAATACTTCCAGCTGTATATAACAATAACTCCTTATAATATAATTAGACAAGTAgctggaaatgaatgaatgaatggattaaccaattaaaaaaatacttaattaatTGGATTTCTCTTTAAAACTCTCTTCTTGTGTCAGCTTGTCCTTTATATGCTTCACTCCATTCCTGCAGTTCACAGAAGCGCCACCAGGTGGAGCTCCTGCCAGTTAAATCATTCTCAAGTGATCAGTTTCTCTTCTCAAAACTCAAtgttcttccttcattctgatATCTATTTAAAGGTAACTCAGTATTTATTCAGACCCACAGACTGGTGTAAAGGCTGAAGgtgtgaggaagaggatggatcATTAAAACACTGTTAAATGACACCGTGATGGCTCTCACTCTGCCATCTGGCCCACCTGCTAATGAGCCATAATGGCCTCCTCACCTCCGCCTCACACCTCATTAACCTCCGACCGGCCGGCTGAGGAGCTCACACTCATCCTCAGCAGGGAGCGATGAAGAGCTCACACTCATCCTCAGCAGGGAGCGATGAAGAGCTCACACTCATCCTCAGCAGGGAGCGATGAGGAGCTCACACTCATCCTCAGCAGGGAGCTCATATCTGCTGAGGTGTCACACATGTTTACGACTCTCACTTCCAGGAATGAGGAGCCGTAAActctgagaaaacacacacagctcctgAGTGTAAAGAAGCAGGAGAGCaaactataatactgcatactacatcactataatactgcagtacttttactgtaatactgcatactacatcactcataatactgcagtacttttactgtaatactgcatactacatcactataatactgcagtactgttactgtaatactgcatactacatcactataatactgcagtacttttactgtaatactgcatactacatcactataatactgcagtactgttactgtaatactgcatactacatcactataatactgcagtacttttactgtaatactgcatactacatcactataatactgcagtacttttactgtaatactgcatactacatcactcataatactgcagtacttttactgtaatactgcatactacatcataatactgcagtacttttactgtaatactgcatactacatcactataatactgcagtacttttactgtaatactgcatactacatcactataatactgcagtacttttactgtaatactgcatactacatcactataatactgcagtacttttactgtaatattgcatactacatcactataatactgcagtacttttactgtaatactgcatactacatcactataatactgcagtacttttactgtaatactgcatactacatcactcataatactgcagtacttttactgtaatattgcatactacatcactataatactgcagtacttttactgtaatactgcatactacatcactataatactgcagtacttttactgtaatactgcatactacatcactataatactgcagtacttttactgtaatactgcatactacatcactataatactgcagtacttttactgtaatattgcatactacatcactataatactgcagtacttttactgtaatactgcatactacatcactataatactgcagtacttttactgtaatgctgcatactacatcactataatactgcagtacttttactgtaatgctgcatactacatcactataatactgcagtacttttactgtaatactgcatactacatcactataatactgcagtacttttactgtaatactgcatactacatcactataatactgcagtacttttactgtaatactgcatactacatcactataatactgcagtacttttactgtaatgctgcatactacatcactataatactgcagtacttttactgtaatactgcatactacatcactataatactgcagtacttttactgtaatactgcatactacatcactataatactgcagtacttttactgtaatactgcatactacatcactataatactgcagtacttttactgtaatactgcatactacatcactataatactgcagtacttttactgtaatactgcatactacatcactataatactgcagtacttttactgtaatactgcatactacatcactataatactgcagtgttAAGACACACTCATCCTTTAAATCTGGTTCTATGTGAGATGTTTATGGAGGTCTGAACAAACTTTCTCAGGAACAGGTTTCAGACCTCCAGGAGGACTCAGAGCTCTGAGGGTGGATGATGATGTTATCGTAGAAAacaagaaggagagagatgaggaagagaggaaagtgtTCAGACTGATTGGCTTTCTAGTAACAAAACACTCTGAACAGCAGGTATTTGTTTGTGATGTCAGCCCtggagctacacacacacacacacacacacacacacacacacacacacacacacacagaataacatGTCAGACAGACTTGATGCATGAAGCCTCCGGTCGTCTGTAACAGAGCGTTTCCTCTCTGTGGGAGGAAGACGCTGCTGCAGGCTCCACAgagacaaactgtgtgtgtgtgtgtgtgtgtgtgtgtgtgtgtgtgtgtgtgtgtgtgtgtgtgtgtgtgtgtgtgttgtgtgatagATGGTGAACAGCGTCTTCCTCCCACAACTCATCCCTCtctgtccaacacacacacatacattaaaacaaGGAGGGTTCCTGCTGGAGGCTCTCTGCGACTTCCTCTgcaaggtcacacacacacacacacacacacgtacatgtttccatcacttctcAGGACTTTACATtaacttacattcattttctggacACTTGATTTCAACTACAGCTGCTTTATCCATTAACATTtcctcaattaatcaattatttggtccataaaatgtcaaaaaaatggtgaaaaatgtccatcagagTTTcccaaaagatattcagtttactgtcacagaggaataaaagacggctaaatcattttttaatggtataaaatgtcaaaattgatCTCAGAgcagcttctcagatgtgaatatttgctggttttcCAGTAAACTCaacatctttgtgtttttgactgttttagtaTGTTCGCTTGGGCTTCAGGAAATATTAATATGCATATTTATCTACTAgcattctagcattttatttatgtctttctatttttctgtactttgtttttattatggggtgtgtgtgggggggttaattgtatgttttaatgtttctgttttatatgaagcacgttgagttgccattgtgtatgaaatgtgctatataaataaaactgccttgccttgccttgccttactaTTTTATGCTATTTTATCCAGTGAAGTTGAAGTTTAATTAAGTTGGAGTTCAGTTATGTTCACATTATAGGGTTACAACTTacaattgttttcattatcaattaatatgTTAAATCGATCAgttgtttggtctttaaaatgtcagaaaatgattttaaaaaagaaaaaaagtccaaaatgaTGTCCTCAAATATCTCAAATATGTTCATTTTACTGTCATATATAactcaaatattcacatttaaaagctTGAATCAGAAAATCTTTACTTTCTaagactcaaaatgatgaattgattattAAAGTAGTTAGGTATCACCCCAATCAATCActattatcatgattattaaagaaaataagaagtCTTACAGTTCTCCTCTGATGTAGCACAACCACACAACACAACCTGTCCTTTGGTTTACTGTTCAGTCTGATAAAAACACAACTCAATAtgacgctgttccgcctacgggacggaccggaagttgggaggtagccacaagtccttctgaatgttttaaacaccaacctttaaacatatatactcatcccgtacattgttagaaagcttagattctcctgattcattcaagaccactctcgaattatatggttgctcacagccgtaatagtattagcggttagctcggctagccactcagctaaagtaagctaacagctataatgctacataccttcaaagtcttccctttatccacaacgatcatcttatgactcaggactttctgtacagctcgccaagtatccattctggtgaaatatgaaatccgtttccttctaatagaaatactttcctcaatatgtcaacatgtatttagtccaacacgtaacgtaacacacacggaacaaaccaaatacggtccgtttacgtcatttcctgacctgcacgtccatctcagagtacacgtgacctagatgtttacgaccgttagTCTCTCCTGCTTCtggacaccacacacaagccaatcggtgtttaggattaggaagcacgtgcctccaaagccaatgaggacttGTGACCGAGGAAAACGTCAacgtggctttgattgacagctgttccagccaatggaattattcggtgaaatgaagttgataaccttttagccaatagtctgaggtttccaacggtcgGTGTATGACGTATGACGCTAAGCGATCAGTTTAACTTTCCATAAGCTTAACCGTCCATGAtgtcaaaagtaaaaaacagaaagaattGTATGTCataaatctaataataataatactagggAAATATCATACACACAAAGCTAAATGTAGTGACTCAAAGCTGTTTTTTGGCATTTCAAAGGGAAACTGAACAATACATCCAGagcatccgtccatccatccatccatcttcttgccgcttatccggggtcgggtcgcgggggcagcagcctaagcagggaagcccagacttccctctccccagccacttcgtccagctcttccagggggaccccgaggcgttcccaggccagctgagagacatagtctctccagcgtgtcctgggtcttccccggggtctcctaccgggagaccccggggaagagcATCCAGAGCATCCAGAGCATCTGTGACTCAAATAATAAGAAAGCTGTCAAAACATATAATTTGTGctctttatttactgtatttatttgaataacGCCCCTGGCTGCTGTTCATTGCTTTGTAATGTACATTAATAACTGCTTTTGTACTGAatttttattgtcaataaaatatttaaaaaataaaagattaaaaaaaagcgTATTCTGAGCATTTAACTCCTAAAAATATTgagaaatgttaatatttattcattctgtGTCTCCTGTCTGCTTTAATGTTGATTCGAGCTCTTGACTGTTTGGTTTAAGGTCGAtgatacatacagtaacacatttAATCATGAAATAAATCCAGTTTACAAATTTAAGAAGGATTTTAATACTGTTaatcagttattattattacagtatacACATTCAACTAGAAGCATGTTCTGCTGGAGGATAAGTGCAACACTGACATGATCTTTGGCAGCTTTATATAAACTGAGgatccaaaaaaaataaaaaatacaaatacacaatataaactgagaaataaatgaatgaatacacaAATAATCTattcaaacattatttttaaaaaaaagaaaaagtccagtcctctttttatctcttttcCAGTTTGATCTTCCATATAACACAAACTATTATGTACAATATTCACACTgagaacattattttattatttattattattattattattattaacaaaccaAAGCGCTAACGACGGCTGCAGCGCTCGGCTCTCGCAGTCCGTCGCTGCGGGTGAACtcagtctttttctttctttctttttttttttttacacccgTCTCTTTATGAATGAGCTGCTTCCTGAGGCCGAGCTGGGGAGTCTGAGTCCAGCTGTTCCTCACATCAGGCTGCTGTGATGGACGACGGTGAAGCAGCTTGTCTtgagcttctcctcctcctcgtcgtcGTCTGGG
This window harbors:
- the stc1l gene encoding stanniocalcin 1, like — protein: MTALHAPALLLLLGLSAAACFQMLPEEAAPRRARFSSNSPTDVARCLNGAVAVGCGFFSCLENSTCDTDGMHEICEHFLHTAATFNTEGKLFVKKSLHCISQGITAKIFQTIRRCNIFQRMIAEVQEECYTSLDICTVARTNPDAIGEVVQVPAHFPNRYYSTLLQTLQTCDEQTVAAVRAGIIARLGPDMETFLQLIQNKPCSTGSGSAAYNNPSSWKNMPVFNIQPGFRGRDPTHLFARKRSVDDRMGEEVVKGEE